One window of Sulfurospirillum sp. 1612 genomic DNA carries:
- the purH gene encoding bifunctional phosphoribosylaminoimidazolecarboxamide formyltransferase/IMP cyclohydrolase produces the protein MRALISVSDKEGIASFAKELESLGYEIVSTGGTFRLLKEAGIQAIEISEVTKFPEMFDGRVKTLNPYIHGGILHRRDLESHVQMAQEHDIKGIDLVCVNLYPFKETITKTDDFDEIIENIDIGGPAMVRSAAKNFNDVLIVTDVNDYDRVIEAIKEGKNDVDFRRDFMIKAFEHTAAYDSMIANYMNKKFHDGFGAQQFIVGSKAFDTRYGENPHQKGALYEFDYFFSNNFKTLKGEASFNNLTDINGALKIAASFGEAPAVSIIKHANPCGFAIGANVLDSYTKALQCDPISAYGGVVAINGTLDVALANKINEIFVEVIIAANVDADALEVFASKKRIKIFTQESKYLVQNEDAYDFKHVDGGFVYQNSDRVANDEVEKSKCVSERTASAHEMHDLEIAYKVASLTKSNCVVYVKDAAMVGIGMGMTSRVDAAKCALLKAKDLGLDVTGCAMASEAFFPFRDSIDAAAQAGVKSIIEPGGSIRDDEVIQAANEHKMALYFSGTRHFLH, from the coding sequence ATGAGAGCATTGATTAGCGTCAGCGACAAAGAGGGCATCGCTTCGTTTGCTAAAGAGTTAGAATCTTTAGGTTACGAAATCGTGTCAACAGGTGGGACTTTTAGACTTTTAAAAGAGGCAGGAATTCAAGCGATTGAAATCAGCGAAGTGACAAAATTTCCTGAGATGTTTGATGGTAGGGTAAAAACTCTAAACCCTTACATTCACGGAGGAATTTTGCATCGTAGAGATCTTGAATCTCATGTCCAAATGGCACAAGAACATGATATCAAAGGGATTGATTTGGTGTGTGTCAATCTTTATCCTTTTAAAGAGACGATAACAAAAACCGATGATTTTGATGAGATTATTGAAAATATCGATATTGGCGGTCCAGCGATGGTACGAAGTGCTGCTAAAAACTTCAATGATGTCTTGATTGTGACTGATGTCAATGATTATGATCGTGTGATTGAAGCGATAAAAGAGGGCAAAAATGATGTCGATTTCAGACGTGATTTTATGATCAAAGCGTTTGAACATACCGCAGCATATGATAGTATGATTGCCAACTACATGAACAAAAAATTTCATGATGGTTTTGGGGCACAGCAATTTATCGTGGGCTCAAAAGCATTTGATACAAGATATGGCGAAAATCCACATCAAAAAGGCGCTTTGTATGAGTTTGATTACTTCTTTAGTAATAATTTTAAAACCCTCAAAGGCGAGGCAAGTTTTAATAACTTAACCGATATCAATGGGGCGCTTAAAATCGCAGCCTCTTTTGGGGAAGCACCGGCAGTTTCTATCATCAAACATGCCAATCCTTGTGGTTTTGCAATTGGAGCAAATGTGTTGGATTCTTATACGAAAGCATTACAATGTGACCCGATTTCTGCTTATGGTGGTGTGGTTGCTATCAATGGTACTTTGGATGTCGCATTGGCCAATAAAATCAATGAGATTTTTGTCGAGGTGATTATCGCGGCCAATGTTGATGCGGATGCACTGGAAGTATTTGCTTCTAAAAAACGTATCAAAATCTTCACACAAGAGAGTAAATATCTTGTCCAAAATGAAGATGCGTATGATTTCAAGCATGTTGATGGCGGATTTGTGTATCAAAATAGCGATCGCGTTGCAAACGATGAGGTTGAAAAATCAAAATGCGTGAGCGAACGTACTGCGAGTGCTCATGAGATGCATGATCTTGAGATTGCTTACAAAGTTGCTTCTTTGACAAAATCAAATTGTGTCGTTTATGTCAAAGATGCTGCGATGGTTGGCATCGGTATGGGGATGACTAGTCGTGTGGATGCGGCTAAATGTGCACTGTTAAAAGCCAAAGATTTAGGCCTAGATGTCACCGGTTGCGCGATGGCGAGCGAAGCATTTTTCCCATTTCGAGATAGT
- a CDS encoding site-2 protease family protein codes for MTNEEYINIITKILALMIAIIGHEIMHGYVAYRYGDNTAKNAGRLSINPIKHVDLVGTIILPALLFVSHAPFLFGWAKPVPINMREVMNNGGYKAAIFVSLAGIAYNFTLAIAATVILSQLSTPETIFGIFFAYLMIQTMIYNVVLGVFNLYPIPPLDGSHALAYLAASKGWYGIMRFFDSIQRYGIIILLLFIATPLSNYFFAPIGYIINYLMKLV; via the coding sequence ATGACAAATGAAGAATATATCAATATTATCACTAAAATATTAGCCCTCATGATCGCCATCATCGGTCATGAGATTATGCATGGATATGTGGCGTATCGCTATGGGGATAATACCGCCAAAAATGCGGGACGTCTGAGTATCAATCCCATCAAGCATGTCGATTTAGTCGGTACCATCATCTTACCAGCACTGCTGTTTGTCTCCCATGCACCCTTTTTATTTGGTTGGGCCAAACCGGTTCCTATCAATATGCGAGAGGTCATGAATAATGGCGGTTACAAAGCGGCGATTTTCGTCTCATTGGCGGGTATTGCTTATAACTTTACATTGGCAATTGCGGCAACGGTGATTTTGAGTCAATTGAGCACACCAGAAACTATATTTGGTATCTTTTTCGCGTATTTGATGATTCAAACGATGATTTATAATGTGGTGTTAGGAGTCTTTAATCTCTACCCGATTCCACCTCTTGATGGCTCACATGCGCTCGCATATTTGGCGGCATCAAAAGGGTGGTATGGTATTATGAGATTTTTTGATTCGATTCAACGATATGGCATCATTATCTTGCTTCTATTTATCGCCACACCGCTTTCAAATTACTTTTTTGCCCCGATTGGGTATATTATCAATTATCTTATGAAGCTAGTGTAA
- a CDS encoding DedA family protein — translation MEAYLIELLQHYGYIILYFWSILEGEMGLIMAGIMSHTGHMNLAIAIFVAGLGGFTGDQIYFFIGRHNKKYVYKKFKGQRRKFALAHILLKKNGWPIIFSQRYMYGMRTIIPISIGLTRYSAKKFAFINLLSAWCWATVTITPAWFFGEEILVVIHWAKAHWYLALPLAAILAGGIYYYFHKATEKKIKQEVKI, via the coding sequence TTGGAAGCCTATTTAATCGAACTGCTACAACACTATGGCTATATCATACTCTATTTTTGGAGTATTTTAGAAGGTGAGATGGGACTCATCATGGCAGGAATCATGTCACATACAGGACATATGAACCTAGCCATTGCTATATTTGTCGCAGGTCTGGGAGGATTTACGGGAGATCAAATCTACTTTTTTATCGGTAGACACAATAAAAAATATGTCTACAAAAAGTTCAAAGGACAAAGAAGAAAATTTGCTTTAGCACATATTTTGTTAAAGAAAAACGGATGGCCCATCATCTTTTCACAACGCTATATGTATGGTATGAGAACTATTATCCCTATTTCCATAGGATTGACCAGGTATAGTGCGAAAAAATTCGCATTTATCAATCTACTGAGCGCATGGTGCTGGGCAACCGTCACCATAACACCCGCGTGGTTTTTTGGAGAAGAGATACTAGTGGTCATCCATTGGGCCAAAGCACATTGGTACTTAGCACTGCCACTTGCGGCGATTTTAGCCGGTGGTATCTATTACTATTTTCACAAAGCAACTGAGAAAAAAATCAAACAAGAGGTAAAAATATGA
- a CDS encoding MalY/PatB family protein, whose translation MTGFDQQINRIDTNCEKWNKYKDQDIIPAWVADMDFQSPPSLIQALTERVEHGIFGYTGMDDATIEATIAFVKRQHNWDIKKEWIVWTHGVVVSMNLVCRMLAADEEVITTTPIYPHFVKAPHNAKKTLTQVPLKNIDNRWTIDFDTFESSITPSCKLMLLCNPYNPGGTVFTREELERLSAICIAHDLIICSDEIHADLVINPAAKHIPIASLNSDIQKRSITLMAPSKTFNIAGLQSSFVIIPDKELRVRFQKELRGLGGDINVLAITATRVAYQDGDTWLADLKSYLLENFKMIQAFVEHNKNLKMLHHDATFLAWIDCSQLNTPHPYELFLKYGVGLSDGSGFGDKNFVRLNFGTDKKTLTQILSRMQHALNSLK comes from the coding sequence ATGACCGGCTTTGACCAACAAATCAATAGAATAGATACTAATTGCGAAAAATGGAATAAATATAAAGACCAAGATATCATCCCAGCTTGGGTTGCTGATATGGATTTTCAATCCCCTCCTTCACTTATCCAAGCACTCACAGAAAGAGTCGAACATGGAATATTTGGTTATACAGGCATGGACGATGCTACGATTGAAGCGACGATTGCTTTTGTAAAAAGACAACACAATTGGGACATTAAAAAAGAGTGGATTGTGTGGACTCATGGTGTGGTTGTGAGCATGAACCTCGTATGTCGTATGCTCGCAGCAGATGAAGAGGTCATCACCACAACACCTATCTATCCACACTTTGTCAAAGCACCTCATAATGCGAAGAAAACACTCACACAAGTACCCTTGAAAAATATCGATAACCGATGGACCATCGATTTTGATACCTTTGAATCATCGATTACGCCCTCATGCAAACTCATGTTACTGTGCAACCCTTATAATCCAGGGGGTACGGTCTTTACACGAGAGGAATTAGAGCGTTTGAGTGCGATATGTATTGCTCATGATCTCATAATTTGCTCTGATGAAATTCACGCAGACCTCGTCATCAATCCTGCGGCAAAACATATTCCGATTGCGTCACTAAACTCAGATATCCAAAAGAGAAGTATCACGCTCATGGCACCTAGTAAGACTTTTAATATCGCAGGACTTCAAAGTTCTTTTGTTATTATCCCAGACAAAGAACTCAGAGTGCGTTTTCAAAAAGAACTCAGAGGACTTGGCGGAGATATCAATGTGCTAGCCATCACTGCTACCCGTGTGGCTTATCAAGATGGCGATACGTGGTTGGCAGATTTAAAATCTTATCTTTTAGAAAACTTCAAAATGATTCAAGCATTTGTCGAACACAATAAAAATCTAAAAATGCTCCATCATGATGCCACATTTTTAGCATGGATTGATTGCTCACAACTCAATACGCCCCATCCTTATGAACTCTTTTTGAAATACGGTGTAGGGCTTAGTGATGGCTCGGGATTTGGAGACAAAAATTTTGTCAGACTGAATTTTGGAACGGATAAAAAAACATTAACACAAATCTTATCGCGAATGCAACACGCTCTAAATTCCCTAAAATAG
- the trpB gene encoding tryptophan synthase subunit beta, whose protein sequence is MYIPKASKYDPDSDGHFGNFENDGFSYGGRYVPETLMPALLELDAAYKEVRFDQDFWKEVNYYLSEYVGRPSPLFYAENLSKELNATIYLKREDLNHTGAHKVNNTIAQGLLAKRLGKKRVIAETGAGQHGVATATVAALLGLECDVFMGELDVQRQELNVFRMKLLGARVHSVKSGSRTLKDAMNEAIRYWVTNARDTFYIIGTVAGPHPYPMMVRDFQSIIGYEAKAQILKKEGKLPDFVIACIGGGSNAIGIFNHFLEDASVTCIGIEAGGMGIDTQEHGCSLAKGKPGVLHGQMSYLLQDEDGQVQEAYSISAGLDYPGIGPEHAYLKDIKKARYENITDQEALDAFVWLSQKEGIIPAFESAHAIAYLKKMKQEELDNKLIIINLSGRGDKDMIQAKSILKF, encoded by the coding sequence ATGTACATACCAAAAGCGTCAAAATATGACCCAGATAGCGATGGGCATTTCGGAAACTTCGAAAACGATGGATTTTCCTATGGTGGTAGATACGTCCCTGAAACGCTGATGCCTGCCTTGCTTGAATTAGATGCTGCTTACAAAGAAGTGCGATTTGATCAAGATTTTTGGAAAGAAGTGAATTATTATCTGAGTGAATATGTAGGCAGACCCTCGCCACTTTTTTATGCGGAAAATCTCTCCAAAGAATTAAACGCAACCATCTACCTCAAACGAGAAGATCTCAATCATACGGGCGCTCACAAAGTCAACAATACCATCGCGCAAGGCTTACTGGCAAAACGACTTGGCAAAAAGCGCGTCATCGCAGAAACAGGAGCAGGACAGCATGGTGTTGCCACAGCTACCGTTGCGGCACTTTTAGGTTTGGAATGTGATGTCTTTATGGGTGAACTTGATGTGCAAAGACAAGAATTGAATGTCTTTAGGATGAAACTCTTAGGCGCGCGTGTCCACTCCGTCAAAAGCGGGAGTCGTACACTAAAAGATGCCATGAATGAAGCCATCAGATATTGGGTCACCAATGCACGTGATACCTTCTATATCATCGGCACTGTTGCCGGCCCGCATCCTTATCCTATGATGGTGCGAGATTTTCAATCAATCATTGGATATGAAGCCAAAGCGCAAATTCTCAAAAAAGAGGGAAAACTTCCTGATTTTGTCATCGCTTGTATTGGCGGAGGAAGCAATGCTATTGGTATTTTTAACCACTTTTTAGAGGATGCCTCTGTCACATGCATAGGCATAGAAGCGGGTGGTATGGGAATAGACACCCAAGAACACGGATGCAGTTTAGCCAAAGGAAAACCAGGCGTGCTTCATGGACAGATGAGTTATTTACTACAAGATGAAGATGGACAAGTACAAGAAGCTTACTCCATCTCAGCCGGACTTGATTATCCCGGCATTGGACCAGAACATGCGTATTTGAAAGATATCAAAAAAGCGCGATATGAAAATATTACCGACCAAGAAGCACTGGATGCTTTTGTATGGCTCAGCCAAAAAGAGGGAATTATTCCTGCATTTGAGAGTGCTCATGCTATCGCGTATCTTAAAAAAATGAAACAAGAAGAGTTAGACAACAAACTTATCATCATAAATCTATCCGGCAGAGGCGATAAAGATATGATACAAGCCAAATCCATACTCAAATTTTAA
- the folD gene encoding bifunctional methylenetetrahydrofolate dehydrogenase/methenyltetrahydrofolate cyclohydrolase FolD — protein sequence MKILDGKALSSKIRAQIKDEIDDLKKSNITPGLAVILVGDNPASKTYVGMKEKACEETGVYSIVHKMPNSISQEKILETIKMINENDNIDGVLVQLPLPKQIDTEKILESLNPDKDVDGFHPFNVGRLVAGLDSFVPCTPLGVMRLLEEYHINVQGLDVCIVGASNIVGKPMMNLMLNAGATVDICHIFTKNLKDHTSKADIVVVGVGKAGLITEDMVKEGAIVIDIGINRLENGKLVGDVDYDATAPKCSYITPVPGGVGPMTIAMLLRNTLKAAKKRKGSSIES from the coding sequence ATGAAGATTTTAGATGGTAAAGCATTATCTAGTAAAATACGAGCCCAAATCAAAGATGAAATCGATGATTTGAAAAAGAGCAATATCACTCCCGGTCTTGCTGTTATTTTGGTAGGAGACAATCCTGCGAGTAAGACGTATGTTGGCATGAAAGAAAAAGCCTGTGAAGAGACAGGAGTCTATTCTATCGTTCATAAAATGCCCAATTCTATCTCCCAAGAAAAGATTCTTGAAACCATTAAGATGATCAATGAAAATGACAATATTGATGGGGTATTAGTCCAATTGCCACTCCCAAAACAGATTGATACAGAGAAGATTTTGGAATCTCTCAATCCTGATAAAGATGTTGATGGGTTTCATCCTTTTAATGTCGGTAGATTGGTGGCTGGACTTGATAGTTTCGTGCCATGTACACCACTGGGGGTCATGCGACTTTTGGAAGAGTATCACATCAATGTCCAAGGCTTAGATGTCTGTATTGTCGGGGCGAGTAATATCGTCGGCAAACCGATGATGAATCTGATGCTCAACGCCGGTGCGACGGTCGATATCTGCCATATTTTTACAAAAAACCTCAAAGACCATACAAGCAAAGCTGATATCGTGGTTGTGGGCGTCGGCAAAGCCGGACTCATTACAGAAGATATGGTAAAAGAAGGGGCGATTGTGATTGATATTGGTATTAACCGACTTGAAAATGGTAAATTAGTCGGTGATGTTGATTATGATGCTACCGCACCAAAATGCTCTTATATTACACCCGTACCTGGTGGCGTGGGTCCGATGACCATTGCGATGCTACTACGCAATACCCTCAAAGCTGCGAAAAAAAGAAAAGGATCATCTATTGAATCATGA
- a CDS encoding adenine phosphoribosyltransferase, with translation MKKLSQKEKDFLLHSIRTVENFPKPGISFKDISTLLGNEKAFGFLMDHLVDRYESMDIDYIAGIESRGFIFGAALAARLHSKFVPIRKPGKLPYTTISEKYSLEYGVDEVQIHIDAFECDKTKPNVLLIDDLIATGGTANASVNLINKAGATCIESCFIINLKSLCGDAEIRKTTPVYSVLEID, from the coding sequence ATGAAAAAACTCAGCCAAAAAGAAAAAGATTTTTTATTGCATTCAATTCGCACAGTAGAAAATTTTCCAAAACCCGGTATCAGCTTTAAAGACATCAGCACCCTTTTGGGGAATGAGAAAGCATTTGGCTTTTTGATGGACCATCTTGTTGATCGATATGAGAGTATGGACATCGACTATATTGCGGGTATTGAGAGTCGGGGCTTTATCTTTGGCGCAGCCCTTGCAGCGAGACTTCATAGCAAATTTGTACCCATAAGAAAACCAGGAAAACTTCCCTATACTACCATCAGTGAAAAATACTCTTTGGAATATGGAGTTGACGAAGTACAGATTCATATCGATGCATTTGAGTGTGACAAAACCAAACCCAATGTCTTGTTGATTGATGATTTGATTGCCACAGGTGGCACAGCCAACGCTTCGGTCAATCTTATCAATAAAGCGGGTGCTACTTGTATTGAGAGTTGTTTTATCATCAATCTTAAATCACTTTGTGGTGATGCTGAGATTAGAAAAACTACGCCGGTCTATTCGGTATTGGAGATTGATTAA
- a CDS encoding adenylate kinase, producing MNLMVFGAPGAGKGTQAKFLTERYNIPQISTGDILRAAIADETAMGMEAKKYMDAGKLVPDSTIIGIIQDRLAQDDCANGFVLDGFPRTLKQAQALQKLLDDSGKKLDKVLSFDVPDSQIIERIAGRRVCPKCGASFHVQFNPPKKEDVCDYCGDALIIRKDDNVDTVKNRLEAYHAQTAPLIDFYKDLGIFAPIDGAQELHLVTKDMFEALV from the coding sequence ATGAATCTTATGGTATTTGGTGCACCCGGAGCCGGAAAAGGAACGCAAGCTAAATTTTTAACCGAGCGATACAATATTCCACAAATCTCAACCGGAGACATATTACGAGCGGCCATCGCAGATGAAACCGCCATGGGTATGGAAGCAAAAAAGTATATGGACGCAGGTAAATTAGTCCCAGACTCGACAATAATAGGAATCATCCAAGATCGATTAGCACAAGATGATTGTGCCAACGGTTTTGTACTTGATGGTTTTCCACGAACTTTAAAGCAAGCACAAGCCTTGCAAAAATTATTAGATGACAGTGGCAAAAAATTAGATAAAGTACTCTCTTTTGATGTTCCTGATAGTCAAATTATCGAGCGAATCGCAGGCAGAAGAGTGTGTCCAAAATGTGGTGCTTCTTTTCACGTTCAATTCAATCCGCCAAAGAAGGAAGATGTTTGTGATTATTGTGGGGATGCTTTGATTATTAGAAAAGATGACAATGTTGATACGGTCAAAAATAGACTCGAAGCCTATCATGCGCAAACTGCACCGTTGATTGATTTTTATAAAGATTTAGGAATCTTTGCTCCGATTGATGGCGCGCAAGAGTTGCATCTTGTGACCAAAGATATGTTTGAAGCGCTAGTGTAA
- the lepB gene encoding signal peptidase I encodes MSKLKKLYKFSNSWTGTVIIVLLVIFFVAQAFVIPSGSMKNTLLIGDHLFVKKFSYGVPVPHIPWIEVPVLPDFRGNGHLIDAEGPRRGDIVVFRYPKNVKVHYVKRCVALGGDEILYANKTLYLRFHEGDAYMQKNYPNQIVSLGGKIWVKNPYLKKYPGIHYDPTVNIFQQMGLYMGVNQLAMQPALIPELPKKDGLLYNAFYKKVPKNEYFMMGDNRDHSNDSRFWGSVPYSLVVGKPWFIYFSWDKDYKIRWNRIGRFINSMQLDKSFLNDK; translated from the coding sequence ATGAGCAAATTAAAAAAACTTTATAAATTTTCAAACAGTTGGACGGGTACGGTTATTATCGTATTACTTGTCATATTTTTTGTAGCACAAGCTTTTGTAATCCCAAGTGGTAGTATGAAAAACACCCTCCTCATAGGGGATCATCTTTTTGTCAAAAAATTCTCTTATGGTGTGCCGGTGCCACATATTCCTTGGATTGAGGTTCCCGTATTGCCAGATTTTAGAGGCAATGGTCACTTAATCGATGCAGAGGGTCCACGACGTGGTGATATTGTCGTCTTTAGATATCCTAAAAATGTCAAAGTACATTATGTCAAACGTTGTGTTGCCTTAGGTGGCGATGAGATACTCTATGCCAATAAAACGCTCTATCTCAGATTTCATGAAGGCGATGCATACATGCAAAAAAACTACCCGAATCAAATCGTATCCTTAGGCGGAAAAATCTGGGTAAAAAACCCCTATCTCAAGAAATATCCGGGTATTCATTATGACCCTACGGTCAATATCTTTCAACAAATGGGTCTCTATATGGGCGTGAATCAACTGGCCATGCAGCCAGCTCTCATCCCTGAGCTTCCTAAAAAAGATGGACTTCTTTATAATGCCTTTTACAAAAAAGTACCCAAAAATGAATACTTCATGATGGGTGATAATCGTGACCATTCAAATGATAGTAGATTTTGGGGTAGTGTCCCTTATTCTCTTGTGGTAGGAAAACCTTGGTTTATCTACTTTTCTTGGGACAAAGATTATAAAATACGTTGGAATCGCATTGGTAGATTTATCAATAGTATGCAACTTGATAAGAGTTTTTTAAATGACAAATGA
- the rpiB gene encoding ribose 5-phosphate isomerase B — MKFFIATDHAGVAIKPDIIKILQNMGHDVIDLGPMDDSRVDYPDYAHKLCLEVLADTQGAHGILICGTGIGMSLSANKHVGIRAALCHDAYTASMSRAHNDANVLCFGQRVVGLGVAESILQAWCETPFEGGRHATRVEKIEL, encoded by the coding sequence GTGAAATTTTTTATAGCAACAGATCATGCGGGTGTTGCAATCAAACCCGACATTATCAAAATATTACAAAATATGGGGCATGACGTCATCGATTTAGGCCCTATGGATGACAGTCGGGTAGATTATCCCGATTATGCTCATAAACTGTGTTTGGAAGTCTTAGCGGACACCCAAGGGGCACACGGTATCTTGATTTGTGGTACGGGTATTGGTATGAGTTTGAGTGCCAATAAGCATGTAGGAATCCGAGCAGCATTGTGTCATGATGCCTATACCGCATCCATGTCACGCGCTCATAATGATGCCAATGTGTTGTGCTTTGGCCAACGCGTTGTCGGACTTGGTGTTGCAGAATCTATACTTCAAGCCTGGTGTGAAACACCGTTTGAAGGTGGACGACATGCCACGAGAGTTGAAAAGATAGAGCTTTAA
- a CDS encoding leucyl aminopeptidase has product MNFKLIEDQLKNIKADCEIILVLNQDMTHKWVQDSVLLEQTDFHAKSDEVVYLASLQRVYATLESLDHDAIRLAVANAYKCIKNNKFETLKLGIYGDTQSVSALVEGFVLGDYAFDKYKTQKATHNIHTVLIASETYDNQKIDIQEANTAIARAQIIANATNEAKEIVNTAPYEMTPVKLAEYAKNLADSTEGIECFIGDETFLEKEQMGAFLAVARASSEKPRLIHLSYKPANAKKRFVFIGKGLTYDSGGLSLKPSEHMVSMKSDKSGASAALHIIKAAALLKLPFEVHAVIGAAENMIGGNAYKPDDVLIARNGKSIEVRNTDAEGRLVLADCLDYAQDLNPDAMFDLATLTGACVVALGEYTSVVMGHSKDLKESFLCAAEQSGELAATLPFNNYLKKLLKSNVADLSNISSSRYGGAITAGLFLDHFIKDEFKDKWLHLDIAGPAYIEKDWGYNQCGASGAGVRMCTYWMIKAAKEDA; this is encoded by the coding sequence ATGAATTTTAAATTAATCGAAGATCAACTTAAAAACATCAAAGCAGATTGCGAAATTATCTTGGTACTCAATCAAGATATGACGCACAAATGGGTTCAAGATAGCGTTTTATTAGAACAAACTGATTTTCACGCTAAAAGTGACGAAGTTGTCTATTTAGCTTCACTTCAACGTGTATATGCCACACTAGAATCATTAGATCATGATGCCATCAGATTGGCTGTTGCCAATGCATATAAATGTATCAAAAACAACAAATTTGAAACATTAAAACTTGGCATCTATGGTGATACACAAAGTGTGAGTGCTTTGGTTGAAGGTTTTGTTTTAGGTGATTATGCTTTTGACAAATATAAAACTCAAAAAGCCACACACAACATCCATACAGTATTGATTGCCAGTGAGACTTATGACAACCAAAAGATTGACATCCAAGAGGCCAATACCGCCATCGCACGTGCTCAAATCATTGCTAATGCGACCAATGAAGCCAAAGAGATTGTCAATACGGCACCTTATGAAATGACTCCCGTCAAACTGGCTGAGTATGCAAAAAATCTTGCCGATTCCACTGAGGGGATTGAGTGTTTTATCGGGGATGAAACCTTTTTGGAAAAAGAGCAAATGGGAGCATTTCTAGCAGTAGCGAGAGCCAGCAGTGAAAAACCAAGACTCATTCATCTCAGCTATAAGCCTGCCAATGCAAAAAAACGATTTGTTTTTATTGGCAAAGGATTGACATATGATAGTGGTGGACTCAGTCTCAAACCAAGCGAGCATATGGTCAGCATGAAATCAGATAAAAGTGGTGCTTCAGCGGCACTTCATATCATCAAAGCAGCAGCACTTTTGAAACTTCCTTTTGAAGTTCATGCTGTCATTGGCGCGGCTGAGAATATGATTGGGGGAAATGCTTATAAACCTGATGATGTTTTAATCGCACGAAATGGCAAGAGTATTGAAGTGAGAAACACCGATGCAGAGGGAAGATTGGTTTTGGCAGATTGTTTGGATTATGCACAAGATCTCAATCCTGATGCGATGTTTGATCTCGCAACCTTGACCGGTGCGTGTGTTGTTGCACTGGGTGAATACACCAGTGTCGTCATGGGACACAGCAAAGATTTAAAAGAGAGTTTTTTATGCGCCGCGGAGCAAAGTGGTGAACTGGCTGCAACGCTTCCTTTTAACAACTATCTCAAAAAACTTTTAAAAAGTAATGTCGCCGATCTCTCCAATATCTCCAGTTCACGTTACGGTGGTGCCATCACGGCTGGATTATTTTTAGATCACTTCATCAAAGATGAATTTAAAGACAAATGGCTTCATCTTGACATTGCAGGACCGGCTTACATCGAAAAAGATTGGGGTTATAACCAATGTGGTGCCAGTGGTGCAGGTGTGAGAATGTGTACATATTGGATGATTAAAGCAGCAAAGGAAGATGCATAA
- a CDS encoding c-type cytochrome: MRIFFLVFLLCVSVFGEDFITKMEYAKMLYVNPRGIGCDECHGKKGEGKIIAHYKVKGKPRVLKAPPINDLKKEVFFEALRSTHKVMPTYFLTQQEMDILFFYVRSEAAH; this comes from the coding sequence ATGAGAATATTTTTTCTGGTTTTTTTATTGTGTGTGTCTGTTTTTGGCGAAGATTTTATCACAAAAATGGAGTATGCCAAGATGCTTTATGTGAACCCAAGAGGCATCGGATGCGATGAATGTCACGGTAAAAAAGGCGAGGGTAAGATTATCGCTCATTATAAAGTCAAAGGCAAACCGCGCGTCTTGAAGGCACCTCCGATCAATGATTTGAAAAAAGAGGTATTTTTTGAGGCACTTCGCAGCACACATAAAGTCATGCCAACCTATTTCTTGACCCAACAAGAAATGGATATTTTATTCTTTTATGTGAGAAGCGAAGCGGCACATTAG